The Geobacter metallireducens GS-15 region CATCCGCCTTCTTGAGGGCCGGAGCATCGTTGACGCCATCGCCGGTCATCCCCACGATGTGCCCCTGCTGCTGGAGGGCCTCGACAATGTGGAACTTGTGCTCGGGGAAGACCTGGGCAAAGCCGTCGGCCTTGTCGATGGCGTCGGCGAGCCGTGAGGCCTCCCGGTAGTCGGCGCCGGTAAGGAGCGCGGCATCGAGAATCCGGTCCCCAAGGCCGAGCTCCCTGCCGATTTCCCGCGCAATGGCGAGTTGATCCCCCGTCACCATCTTGACCCGGGTCCCCATGCGACGGGCAGCGGCCAGGGTCTCCCGTGAATCGTCCCGTGGGGGGTCGAAGAGGGGGAGGATGCCGAGCATGCGCCACGCCCCTTCCTTGTCGGCGCGGGCCACACCGAGGGAGCGGAACCCCCGGGCCGCGAACGCCTCCACGGCTGCGTCGATCCGGGCTCGGACCTCGGGGGGAGGCGACGCAAGTCCAACGATGACCTGGGGGGCTCCCTTGGTGACCGTGAAAGTGGTCCCGTCGGGGGCGGAAACCGTTGCCTCGGTCCGCTTGGTCACGGGGTCGAAGGGGACAAAGCGAAGCACCCGGTATCCTTCCAGGGATGCTCCTGCCGGGAGTTTTCGTAAAATGGCCAGATCGATGGGATCGGCGTCCTCCCTTCGGGAAGCGAGGGCCGCGGCGAGGATGACGGCGTCAGGGTCGATCCCCTCGGTGCAGGAGGGAGCGCCGAGGGTGAGCTCGTTCTTCGTGAGGGTCCCGGTCTTGTCGGAGCAGAGGATATCCATCCCCGCAAGCTCTTCGATGGCGGCAAGGCGGCTCACGATGGCCTGGCGGCCGGCCAGGATCCGGGCTCCCACCGCCATGGTCACCGAGAGGATGGTCGGCATCGCCACCGGGATGGCCGCCACGGTCAGAACCAGGGCGAACTGGAGCGTTTCGCCGATTGGGTCCCCCCGAAAGAGGGCCACGGCGATGATCAGCAGCACGAGGCCAATGGCGACGATGATGAGGTAATCGCCGATCTTGAGAACGGCCCGCTGGAAGTGGCTGACGGTCCGGGCCTCCTCCACGAGCCGGGCGGTTTTCCCGAAGGATGTCTCCCGGCCGGTGGCGTAGACAAGGGCATTACCCTCGCCCCGCCTTACCACGGTTCCCGAGTAGACCGCCTCCCCCACCCCTCGCGAAACCGGGAGCGATTCGCCAGTCAGGGCCGACTGGTCCACCTCCAGGGGATTTCCTTCGATGAGGCGCCCATCGGCCGGGACGATGTCCCCGAGCCGGAGCCGGATCACATCTCCCGGGACCAGTTCCCGGGCAGGCACACTCTGCCACTCGCCACCACGCCGGGCCTTTGCCTTGAGGGCAAGGGTCTGCTTCAGGGCCGCAATGGCATTCCCCGCCTGGTACTCCTCCCAGAACCCCACGACGGCATTCACCATGAGGAGGACGATGATGATTCCGAAATCCTCCCAGTGCCCCACGAGCGCAGAGAGCAACGCCGCAGCCTCGATCATCCATGGGATAGGCCCCCAGAAGAAGGTGAGGAGTTTCCGGAAGGCGGAGGGCTCCCTTTCCTGGAGTTCGTTGTAGCCAACCTTTTCGAGACGTCGGGCAGCCTCGGTGGGGGAAAGTCCTTCGGGCGAAGAAGAGAGCCGGCCGAAGAGCTCGACAAGGGGGATCGTTTGCAGCGAAGGATCCTCAGCGGATCGTTCCTCGTTTACAGGGTTCTGGTTCATTCTCTGCAGTCCTTTGCGTGCCTTCATCCTGATAACGGTGGGTCAGGCTAAAGGATATCCCGTCCCGCTCCACAGGCAACCGCCCGGACGACTACTTTCCTCGCACTTGATCCGTGTTACACTTGTAGCAGGAAAGGCGTTCAAATTTACTGACAGAGGTGAAAATCATGGAAGATTTCAGGCGTATTCTCGTGGTGAGCAGAATGACCACCTACTGCCAGGAGGCGGTTCACTGCGGCGTCTCCCTCGCCCGCAAGTATGGCGCGGAACTCTTTCTTATCCACGCAATTCACAATCCGTTTGGACTTGAAGGATGGAACCTCCCCGTTGTTTCCCTCGAAAAGGAGTATGAGAAGATCACGCGGGAGGCCAAGGCAGACCTGGACAGGATTCTGGAGAGGGAACGAAGCAATGGTCTCCCGGTGGCCGAGTTGATCAGGAAAGGGGAGCCAACCAAGGAGATCCTGAAGGCGGTGGAAGAGCTGAAGATCGATCTTCTGATCATGCTCTCCCATGAAGAATGGCGTCTCGAGCATTTCCTGTTCGGAAGGAGCAACGAGGAGATCGTCCGGAAGATGCCCTGCTCGGTCCTTCTCGTAAAAAAGGAACCCCAGTCGGTGAAGTGGTAGGAAGGTCGCCTTGCCAACCAGCCATCAGCAGAGTGATGCAGCGAACGTGGCAAGGCGTGGGTAGAGGGGCAAAGGAGCCGTTCCGGCTCCTTTGCCCCCATGGTTTCCGTTACTTGACCATTACGACGAATTCATCCCGCCTGTTTTTTGCCCAGGCTGCTTCGTCGTGTCCCGGATCAGCGGGTTTTTCCTCTCCGTAACTGATGATGGAGAGGCGATCGGCCGGCACACCCATGGTAAGCAGGTATTTCATTGCTGCCTGTGCCCTCCTCTCCCCAAGGGCAAGATTGTACTCGTCAGAACCCCGCTCGTCGCAGTTCCCTTCTATCCGCACCTTGAAACTGGCACTCTTTAACAACTCGGCGTTCTTGACCAGTGTTTCCCGCCCTTCCGAAGAAAGCACGGACGAGTCGAAATTAAAGAAAATCTTGGTAAGGGCAGCCTGCAGTTGAGCTTCTGTCATAGTGCCCTTTGCGGCACCTTCCTTGGACTGGTCTTTGGACTGAACCTCCTTGGCCGGCGGAGTCTTGATTCCCCCAT contains the following coding sequences:
- a CDS encoding plasma-membrane proton-efflux P-type ATPase; translated protein: MKARKGLQRMNQNPVNEERSAEDPSLQTIPLVELFGRLSSSPEGLSPTEAARRLEKVGYNELQEREPSAFRKLLTFFWGPIPWMIEAAALLSALVGHWEDFGIIIVLLMVNAVVGFWEEYQAGNAIAALKQTLALKAKARRGGEWQSVPARELVPGDVIRLRLGDIVPADGRLIEGNPLEVDQSALTGESLPVSRGVGEAVYSGTVVRRGEGNALVYATGRETSFGKTARLVEEARTVSHFQRAVLKIGDYLIIVAIGLVLLIIAVALFRGDPIGETLQFALVLTVAAIPVAMPTILSVTMAVGARILAGRQAIVSRLAAIEELAGMDILCSDKTGTLTKNELTLGAPSCTEGIDPDAVILAAALASRREDADPIDLAILRKLPAGASLEGYRVLRFVPFDPVTKRTEATVSAPDGTTFTVTKGAPQVIVGLASPPPEVRARIDAAVEAFAARGFRSLGVARADKEGAWRMLGILPLFDPPRDDSRETLAAARRMGTRVKMVTGDQLAIAREIGRELGLGDRILDAALLTGADYREASRLADAIDKADGFAQVFPEHKFHIVEALQQQGHIVGMTGDGVNDAPALKKADAGIAVSGATDAARAAADIVLLTPGLSVIIDAVTESRRIFRRMNSYTIYRISETIRVLLFITLSILVFNFYPVTAVMIVLLALLNDGAILAIAVDRQEAAPEPQSWNMPVVLGVSTVLGIVGVVATFGLYYLAERLSGLGRDVIQSLIYLKLSVSGHLTIFAARARGPFWSNRPATALLAATVGTQLVATAIAVYGLFMAPIGWAWGGIVWAYALVWFVIEDRVKLGAYRIFDRRAPGLLEKVRR
- a CDS encoding universal stress protein; the encoded protein is MEDFRRILVVSRMTTYCQEAVHCGVSLARKYGAELFLIHAIHNPFGLEGWNLPVVSLEKEYEKITREAKADLDRILERERSNGLPVAELIRKGEPTKEILKAVEELKIDLLIMLSHEEWRLEHFLFGRSNEEIVRKMPCSVLLVKKEPQSVKW
- the pal gene encoding peptidoglycan-associated lipoprotein Pal, producing MRKMLCRVTMLSIGILAVAGCAKNETIKKDEMVPVASNKTAQAAVAKPAVKDGGIKTPPAKEVQSKDQSKEGAAKGTMTEAQLQAALTKIFFNFDSSVLSSEGRETLVKNAELLKSASFKVRIEGNCDERGSDEYNLALGERRAQAAMKYLLTMGVPADRLSIISYGEEKPADPGHDEAAWAKNRRDEFVVMVK